The following are encoded in a window of Pseudomonas multiresinivorans genomic DNA:
- a CDS encoding polyamine ABC transporter substrate-binding protein — protein sequence MNKRALGCLAGLLAGAALPVMAAPQEVHFANWADYIGPTVLQDFQKETGIRVVLDAFESDEVLEAKLLTGHSGFDVVVPSADFLARQLKAGVYRPLDDALLPNRKNLDPDLLARVALSDPGNRFAVPYLWGTVGVGYNPAKVKAALGADAPLDSWDLVFKPENLAKLKGCGVAFLDSPAKILPLALHYLGKDPNSNNPADYEAGARLLESLKPSVTYFSSTKYIADLANGNVCVAIGFSGDVLQAQKSAQEAGGSVQVEYSVPKEGTNIWFDNLAIPKDARNPEGAHAFINYLMRPDVIARTSDYLHYANANVPAKALMEQKVRENPAVYPNAELVKGMYVSLPPSPSILRLITRDWSRIKSGV from the coding sequence ATGAACAAGCGTGCTTTGGGTTGTCTGGCCGGCCTGCTGGCCGGTGCCGCGTTGCCGGTGATGGCAGCGCCGCAAGAGGTGCATTTCGCCAACTGGGCCGACTACATCGGGCCGACCGTGCTGCAGGACTTCCAGAAGGAAACCGGGATCAGGGTGGTGCTCGACGCCTTCGAATCTGACGAAGTGCTGGAAGCCAAGCTGCTCACCGGGCATTCGGGCTTCGACGTGGTAGTGCCCTCGGCGGACTTCCTCGCCCGCCAGCTCAAGGCCGGCGTCTACCGCCCGCTGGACGACGCGCTGCTGCCCAACCGCAAGAACCTCGACCCCGACCTGCTGGCCCGAGTCGCGCTGTCCGACCCCGGCAACCGCTTCGCCGTGCCCTACCTCTGGGGCACCGTCGGCGTGGGCTACAACCCGGCCAAGGTCAAGGCCGCGCTGGGTGCCGACGCGCCGCTGGACTCCTGGGACCTGGTGTTCAAGCCGGAGAACCTCGCCAAGCTCAAGGGCTGCGGCGTGGCCTTCCTCGACTCGCCGGCGAAGATCCTGCCGCTGGCCCTGCACTACCTGGGCAAGGACCCGAACAGCAACAACCCGGCGGACTACGAGGCGGGCGCCAGGCTGCTCGAAAGCCTCAAGCCCTCGGTGACCTACTTCAGCTCGACCAAGTACATCGCCGACCTCGCGAACGGCAACGTCTGCGTGGCCATCGGCTTCTCCGGTGACGTGCTGCAGGCGCAGAAGAGCGCGCAGGAAGCCGGTGGTTCGGTGCAGGTGGAGTACAGCGTGCCGAAGGAAGGCACCAACATCTGGTTCGACAACCTGGCCATCCCCAAGGACGCTCGCAACCCCGAGGGCGCCCACGCGTTCATCAACTACCTGATGCGCCCGGACGTGATCGCCAGGACCAGCGACTACCTGCACTACGCCAACGCCAACGTGCCGGCCAAGGCGCTGATGGAGCAGAAGGTCCGCGAAAACCCGGCGGTCTACCCGAACGCCGAACTGGTCAAGGGCATGTACGTCAGCCTGCCGCCGAGCCCGTCGATCCTGCGCCTGATCACCCGGGACTGGAGCCGGATCAAGTCCGGGGTCTGA
- a CDS encoding AraC family transcriptional regulator: protein MNEETERTREVVTRYHQCWMNRDVEGVLAMFHPQVQYCDFYNDLEIPASELPGYIRTAMPRSPQHHIEHIDQIRADGDTAFIQYRSRLTLRRSSRLASFRASEAITVRDGLIWRVHEYATPVREQREEGVKDQRRLGLNSAQVGKMLLDIESYFGSAHPYLDPEMDLERLARATGYTRNQISYLLNQVLGQSFYRYLNQARIGHLLERLREEPAARIDELAFAVGFNSLSVFYRCFREHTGQPPRAYLAAMQEGGPA, encoded by the coding sequence ATGAATGAAGAAACCGAGCGCACCCGCGAGGTGGTCACGCGCTACCACCAGTGCTGGATGAACCGCGACGTCGAAGGCGTGCTGGCGATGTTCCATCCGCAGGTGCAGTACTGCGACTTCTACAACGACCTGGAAATCCCCGCCAGCGAACTGCCCGGATACATCCGCACGGCCATGCCGCGCAGCCCGCAGCATCACATCGAGCATATCGACCAGATTCGTGCCGATGGCGACACCGCGTTCATCCAGTACCGCTCGCGCCTGACGCTGCGGCGCAGCAGCCGGCTGGCCTCGTTCCGCGCCAGCGAGGCGATCACCGTGCGTGACGGGCTGATCTGGCGTGTCCATGAGTATGCCACGCCCGTGCGCGAGCAGCGCGAGGAGGGCGTCAAGGACCAGCGCCGCCTGGGGCTTAACTCCGCGCAGGTGGGGAAGATGCTGCTGGATATCGAATCCTATTTCGGCAGCGCCCATCCCTATCTCGATCCAGAGATGGACCTGGAGCGCCTGGCACGGGCCACCGGCTACACGCGCAACCAGATTTCCTACCTGCTCAACCAGGTGCTCGGGCAGAGTTTCTACCGCTACCTGAACCAGGCGCGCATCGGCCACCTGCTGGAGCGCCTGCGCGAGGAGCCGGCGGCGCGCATCGACGAACTGGCGTTCGCGGTGGGCTTCAATTCGCTGTCGGTGTTCTATCGTTGCTTCCGCGAGCACACCGGGCAGCCGCCGCGTGCGTACCTGGCGGCCATGCAGGAGGGAGGCCCGGCCTGA
- a CDS encoding NAD(P)/FAD-dependent oxidoreductase, with protein sequence MNAQPLALPPSLWAATANAGPANPALAEDKQVDVAIVGAGYTGLVTALHLARNGVRVCVLDAGEPGWGASGRNGGQVIPGLKHDPDDLRRMFGGDQAERLIEVAGGAADEVFELIRRYDIDCEATRKGWIQPAASPAALRAIEKRAEQWRQRGVPVEMLDKSSAAQRIGSNDYLGAWVDPRAGSVQPLSYVRGLARAALAEGATIHGHNRVTGLRRHGSGWQLSTSTGHSVTAERVVLATNGYTDDLWPKLRQTVIAANSFIVATKPLPENLRRSVLPGGEVCSDARRLLLYFKQDARGRLLLGGRGPFAEPRSPGDWLHLKRSLLGLFPQLAEVEFEYQWSGRVALTPDFMPRLHEPAPNLSILLGYNGRGIAMASALGRHLAERLLDREKDFPFPVTPVRPIPFHGLQRLYLGVGIAWYRLLDAVL encoded by the coding sequence ATGAACGCCCAGCCCCTGGCACTGCCGCCCTCGCTCTGGGCGGCCACCGCGAACGCCGGCCCGGCAAACCCGGCACTGGCTGAAGACAAGCAGGTCGACGTCGCCATCGTCGGCGCCGGCTACACCGGGCTGGTCACCGCGCTGCATCTGGCCCGCAATGGCGTGCGCGTCTGCGTGCTGGACGCCGGCGAGCCCGGCTGGGGCGCTTCCGGGCGCAACGGCGGGCAGGTGATTCCCGGCCTCAAGCATGATCCCGACGACCTCCGCCGGATGTTCGGCGGCGACCAGGCCGAGCGCCTGATCGAAGTTGCCGGGGGCGCTGCCGATGAAGTCTTCGAGCTGATCCGCCGCTACGACATCGACTGCGAAGCCACCCGCAAGGGCTGGATTCAACCGGCCGCCTCCCCGGCCGCCCTGCGCGCCATCGAAAAACGCGCCGAGCAGTGGCGCCAGCGCGGCGTGCCGGTGGAGATGCTCGACAAGAGCAGCGCCGCCCAGCGCATCGGCAGCAACGACTACCTCGGCGCCTGGGTCGACCCGCGCGCCGGCAGCGTGCAGCCGCTGAGCTACGTGCGTGGCCTGGCCCGCGCCGCGCTGGCCGAAGGTGCCACGATCCACGGCCACAACCGCGTGACCGGGCTGCGCCGCCACGGCAGCGGCTGGCAGCTCAGCACGTCCACTGGGCACAGCGTGACTGCCGAGCGCGTTGTCCTCGCCACCAACGGTTATACCGACGACCTTTGGCCGAAGCTGCGGCAGACGGTGATCGCCGCCAACAGCTTCATCGTCGCCACCAAACCCCTGCCGGAGAACCTGCGGCGCAGCGTGCTGCCGGGTGGCGAGGTCTGCTCGGATGCGCGCCGCCTGCTGCTGTACTTCAAGCAGGACGCCCGCGGCCGGCTGTTGCTGGGTGGCCGCGGCCCGTTCGCCGAGCCGCGCTCGCCCGGTGATTGGCTGCATCTGAAGCGTTCGCTGCTGGGGCTGTTCCCGCAGCTGGCCGAGGTCGAGTTCGAGTACCAATGGAGTGGCCGCGTGGCGTTGACGCCGGACTTCATGCCGCGGCTGCACGAACCGGCGCCGAACCTGAGCATCCTGCTGGGCTACAACGGTCGCGGCATCGCCATGGCTTCCGCACTGGGTCGCCACCTGGCCGAGCGCCTGCTCGACCGCGAGAAGGACTTCCCCTTCCCGGTCACGCCGGTGCGGCCGATCCCCTTCCACGGGCTGCAGCGCCTCTATCTCGGCGTCGGTATCGCCTGGTACCGGCTGCTCGACGCGGTCCTCTGA
- a CDS encoding amino acid ABC transporter ATP-binding protein: MIRIQSLHKSYGSTRVLEGIDLSVESGQVVCLIGPSGSGKSTLLRCINGLETYEGGDILVGQERVDRHANSIHDIRTQVAMVFQRFNLFPHRTALQNVMEGPVYVKKERPEAAREHARALLEKVGLSHRMDAYPDELSGGQQQRVAIARALAMRPKAILFDEPTSALDPELVGEVLAVMRKLADEGMTMVVVTHEMGFAREVADKVCFLYGGRIVEEGAAKDVLGAPSQPRTQEFLRRLLNTDGGQA; encoded by the coding sequence ATGATCCGCATCCAGTCGCTGCACAAAAGCTACGGCAGCACCCGCGTCCTCGAAGGCATCGACCTGTCCGTGGAGAGCGGCCAGGTGGTGTGCCTGATCGGCCCGTCCGGCTCGGGCAAGTCCACCCTGCTGCGCTGCATCAACGGCCTGGAGACCTACGAGGGTGGCGACATCCTGGTCGGCCAGGAGCGTGTCGACCGCCACGCCAACTCCATCCACGATATCCGCACCCAGGTGGCGATGGTGTTCCAGCGCTTCAACCTGTTCCCCCACCGCACTGCCCTGCAGAACGTGATGGAAGGCCCGGTGTACGTGAAGAAGGAGCGCCCGGAAGCAGCCCGCGAACACGCTCGCGCCCTGCTGGAAAAAGTCGGCCTGAGCCATCGCATGGATGCCTACCCGGACGAACTCTCCGGCGGCCAGCAGCAGCGCGTCGCCATCGCCCGCGCCCTGGCCATGCGGCCCAAGGCAATCCTCTTCGACGAGCCGACCTCGGCGCTGGACCCGGAGCTGGTGGGTGAAGTGCTGGCGGTGATGCGCAAGCTCGCCGACGAAGGCATGACCATGGTCGTGGTCACCCACGAGATGGGCTTCGCCCGCGAAGTGGCGGACAAGGTGTGCTTCCTCTATGGCGGGCGCATCGTCGAGGAAGGCGCTGCCAAGGACGTGCTCGGCGCGCCGAGCCAGCCGCGCACCCAGGAATTCCTCCGCCGCCTGCTCAACACCGACGGGGGCCAGGCATGA
- a CDS encoding amino acid ABC transporter permease, whose product MFLQNALDFLPILLSGAVVTVQVTIASFLLSSLIGLAFALMMVSKIRAVALFGISVVNVIRGLPIIVQLFYIYFVLPDFGVQLSAMQAGIIGLGIAYSAYQAENFRAGIQAIQQGQIEAAESLGMRGPMIMRRVVLPQAFRIALPPYGNTLVMMLKDSSLVSTITVAEMTRAGQLIASSTFENMTVYTLVALLYLALSLPLSYALRRLEARIATRKKA is encoded by the coding sequence ATGTTTCTCCAGAATGCTCTGGACTTCCTGCCCATTCTCCTGAGTGGCGCGGTGGTCACCGTGCAGGTCACGATTGCGTCGTTCCTGCTCAGCTCGCTCATCGGCCTGGCCTTCGCCCTGATGATGGTGTCGAAGATTCGCGCCGTGGCGCTGTTCGGCATCTCCGTGGTCAACGTGATCCGCGGCCTGCCGATCATCGTGCAGCTGTTCTACATCTACTTCGTGCTGCCGGACTTCGGCGTGCAGCTCAGCGCCATGCAGGCCGGCATCATCGGCCTGGGCATCGCCTACTCGGCGTACCAGGCGGAGAACTTCCGCGCCGGCATCCAGGCCATCCAGCAGGGGCAGATCGAAGCCGCCGAATCCCTCGGCATGCGCGGCCCGATGATCATGCGCCGGGTCGTGCTGCCGCAGGCCTTCCGCATCGCCCTGCCGCCCTACGGCAACACCCTGGTGATGATGCTCAAGGACTCCTCGCTGGTCTCCACCATCACCGTGGCCGAGATGACCCGCGCCGGCCAGCTGATCGCCTCTTCGACCTTCGAGAACATGACCGTCTACACCCTGGTGGCCCTGCTCTACCTGGCCCTGAGCCTGCCGCTGTCGTACGCCCTGCGCCGCCTCGAAGCGCGCATCGCCACGAGGAAGAAAGCATGA
- a CDS encoding ABC transporter substrate-binding protein, with protein sequence MHPRLRVFSCALALVASCAASLAAQAEPLKVGATATGVPFTFLDVKTNSIQGMMVDSAQAVAKAGGFEVEIAQTTFAALIPSLTAKKIDLISAAMLRTPEREKVVQYSDPVFEYGEGLVVRADDDKAYTSMDDFKGEIVGAQVGTIFIDKLNQRGIFKEVRGYDSLADLTRDLALGRIKAGFGDHPILAYQMAKGSLKKVRLVDSYQPQIKGEVCLILRQGDPALLAQVNKGIASIKADGTLAGIIDKWHLD encoded by the coding sequence ATGCATCCTCGCCTCCGCGTGTTTTCCTGCGCCCTCGCGCTCGTCGCCAGCTGCGCCGCATCCCTGGCCGCCCAGGCCGAACCTCTGAAAGTCGGCGCCACCGCCACCGGCGTTCCCTTCACCTTCCTCGACGTCAAGACCAACAGCATCCAGGGCATGATGGTCGACTCCGCACAGGCCGTGGCCAAGGCCGGCGGCTTCGAAGTGGAGATCGCCCAGACCACCTTCGCCGCACTGATCCCCTCGCTTACCGCGAAGAAGATCGACCTGATCTCCGCCGCCATGCTGCGCACTCCCGAGCGGGAGAAAGTGGTGCAGTACTCCGACCCGGTGTTCGAGTACGGCGAAGGCCTGGTGGTACGCGCCGACGACGACAAGGCCTACACCAGCATGGATGACTTCAAGGGCGAGATCGTTGGCGCCCAGGTCGGCACCATCTTCATCGACAAGCTCAACCAGCGCGGCATCTTCAAGGAAGTGCGCGGCTACGACTCCCTCGCCGACCTCACCCGCGACCTGGCCCTGGGGCGCATCAAGGCCGGCTTCGGCGACCACCCGATCCTCGCCTACCAGATGGCCAAGGGCAGCCTGAAGAAGGTGCGCCTGGTGGACAGCTACCAGCCGCAGATCAAGGGCGAGGTCTGCCTGATCCTGCGCCAGGGCGACCCGGCTCTGCTCGCCCAGGTGAACAAGGGCATCGCCAGCATCAAGGCCGACGGCACCCTCGCCGGCATCATCGACAAGTGGCACCTGGACTGA
- a CDS encoding IclR family transcriptional regulator yields MSDNENSLFNQSLEKGLAVLRAFNARNRTMNLAEVAEAADITKSSAQRMIHTLEALGYVSKHPQTKRFQLTPQVMEIGYNYLAADTLVDVANPFLAELAQTTGETTNLTEPVRTDMLYVARFVGPKFIPIHLPIGSRIPMYCTASGRAFLSALSDDEVLELLRDSDLSSHTQYTRTSLEEILAEIAEIRRKGYAINSEELFLGDMAVAAPVRNSQGRPVASVHVVAPTSRWTREDAERRLAPAAIECARAISTSIRTL; encoded by the coding sequence ATGAGCGACAACGAAAACAGCCTGTTCAACCAGTCGCTGGAAAAGGGCCTGGCCGTGCTGCGTGCGTTCAACGCGCGCAACCGCACCATGAACCTGGCGGAAGTGGCGGAGGCCGCCGACATCACCAAGAGCTCCGCGCAGCGGATGATCCACACGCTCGAAGCGCTGGGGTATGTCAGCAAGCACCCGCAGACCAAGCGCTTCCAGCTGACCCCGCAGGTGATGGAGATCGGCTACAACTACCTCGCCGCCGACACCCTGGTGGACGTCGCCAACCCCTTCCTAGCGGAGCTGGCACAGACCACCGGCGAAACCACCAACCTCACCGAGCCGGTGCGCACCGACATGCTCTACGTGGCGCGCTTCGTGGGACCGAAATTCATCCCGATCCACCTGCCCATCGGCAGCCGCATCCCCATGTACTGCACCGCTTCGGGCCGCGCCTTTCTGAGTGCGCTGAGCGACGACGAGGTGCTGGAGCTGCTGCGGGACAGCGACCTGTCCAGCCACACCCAGTACACCCGCACTTCGCTGGAGGAAATCCTCGCCGAGATCGCCGAGATTCGCCGCAAGGGCTACGCGATCAACAGCGAGGAACTGTTCCTGGGAGACATGGCGGTGGCCGCGCCGGTGCGCAACAGCCAGGGGCGCCCGGTGGCGTCGGTGCACGTGGTGGCGCCTACCAGCCGCTGGACTCGCGAGGACGCCGAGCGCCGCTTGGCACCGGCGGCCATCGAGTGCGCGCGGGCGATCAGTACCTCGATCAGGACGCTTTGA
- a CDS encoding response regulator: protein MVTPLGFLQRLKLRTRLVIGFGGILLFALFIGLYSLYVQREQNQRITQIYEKEMLGLSHIDAARVALASIGRNVRQAVLAADAGAREQALEQLKEAKATLREEIEQARPLIYRSLAQEDLTRFEVAYEEYQGQVERVLQLNDQPASAGRSTDLAAIALLSSTQLQRPGEVANQALAGVAQIKRAGADLEVNRASEHFRRSVELTFWLLALCVGGGFLFGILISLSIRRPADRLRLSVDALSKGELDTEVPFQDYPNEIGEMARAITALQSEARQMADQRWVKTQVASLSSAMQSVAGSRELGDRTLEALAPLLALRRACVHVHEEESAELVLLGSYAAHGNLPLRVAVGQELIGQCAKRREAIHLRRDAATQEADFAPPLFVDVLPLIHGERLVGVLTLESLEVIEHSRKSLLEEVVPLLAMNLEILERTLRTEQLLAETLTQADLMEQQSLALQESEKRLQYILDCSPVSVAISTRDHLHLANPAFIETFGLKVGDATSGLYVEQADREAVWSAMQAGERMVEREMRLRDRHGSERDILATFLPIHHLDEFAVLGWLYDITQRKQAEQQTHRARELAEEATRAKSEFLANMSHEIRTPMNVIIGMSSLALKSGLNARQHNYVQKVNRSAEGLLGIINDILDFSKIEAGMMNVEHVEFRLEDVLEQFSGLVGFKAEEKSLELLFQLSQELPTSLIGDPLRLGQILLNLGNNAVKFTECGEIVLGIEPVALGAQEAELHFWLRDTGIGMTAEQSGRMFQSFIQADSSTSRRYGGTGLGLSISRSLVELMGGSIWVDSEPGKGSVFHFHAHFGIPSTAAPRRMLRADELLGVRALVVDDNASAREILSGMALSYGLEVDVARNGSEALEWISEAEQRHLPYQLVLVDWQMPGMDGIEVVGRLHDGHCDNVPAVIMVTAFGREEALDAAAERGVELGTVLTKPVTPSTLLESINIALGRQSFVEPRSRERQSATDDALASVAGSRMLLVEDNELNQELAMELLGDAGIEIVLACNGQEALDRLAVDQRFDCVLMDCQMPVLDGYAATRALRLRPELEQLPIIAMTANNMAGDRELALAAGMNDHIAKPIDPPAMFLTLSRWIKPRQPEAVAGAPVAVEQGDGQLALPGIDTRAGLATCAGKAGLYERLLRRFHTSYQGFVDEFRALEPGSDPQAQRRAAHTLRGAAANIGAQSLARAATALEDACQAQAPQASISRLLFDLRSELEVVLAGLARHLVSPQSPAAQPRMADAEASALLRRLQDALLHSDTSAGDLVGRLEGFYQDRSRAAHLQEVAAAIEGFDFEQALVHLQRLLDDERSSLQVHP from the coding sequence ATGGTGACCCCACTCGGTTTTCTACAGCGGCTGAAGCTGAGGACCCGGCTGGTGATCGGGTTTGGCGGCATCCTGCTGTTCGCCCTGTTCATCGGCTTGTACAGCCTCTACGTCCAGCGCGAGCAGAACCAGCGGATCACCCAGATCTACGAGAAGGAGATGCTCGGCCTCTCGCATATCGATGCTGCCCGTGTTGCGCTGGCAAGCATCGGCAGGAACGTACGCCAGGCAGTGCTGGCCGCGGACGCGGGCGCGCGGGAGCAGGCCCTGGAGCAACTCAAGGAAGCCAAGGCAACCCTGCGCGAGGAAATCGAACAGGCACGCCCGCTGATCTATCGCTCCCTGGCCCAGGAAGACCTGACTCGCTTCGAAGTCGCCTACGAGGAGTATCAGGGCCAGGTCGAACGGGTACTGCAACTCAATGACCAGCCCGCCAGCGCGGGCCGTTCGACCGATCTGGCAGCCATCGCCCTGCTGTCCTCCACCCAGTTGCAACGGCCGGGCGAGGTGGCCAACCAGGCCCTGGCCGGAGTGGCGCAGATCAAGCGCGCCGGGGCGGACCTGGAGGTCAATCGCGCCTCCGAGCACTTTCGCCGCAGCGTCGAACTGACCTTCTGGCTCCTCGCCCTGTGCGTGGGCGGCGGCTTCCTGTTCGGCATCCTCATCAGCCTTTCCATTCGCCGTCCGGCCGATCGGCTCCGGCTCTCGGTCGACGCGCTGAGCAAGGGCGAACTGGACACGGAAGTGCCCTTCCAGGACTACCCCAACGAAATCGGTGAAATGGCCAGGGCGATCACCGCCCTGCAGTCCGAAGCCAGACAAATGGCCGACCAGCGCTGGGTAAAGACCCAGGTCGCCTCGCTCAGCAGCGCCATGCAGTCCGTCGCCGGCTCCCGCGAGCTGGGCGACCGCACCCTGGAGGCGCTGGCACCCCTGCTGGCGTTACGGCGCGCCTGCGTGCATGTCCACGAGGAGGAAAGCGCCGAACTCGTCCTGCTGGGCAGCTACGCCGCGCACGGGAACCTGCCGCTGCGCGTTGCCGTGGGGCAGGAACTGATCGGCCAGTGCGCGAAGCGGCGCGAGGCGATCCATCTGCGCCGGGATGCGGCCACCCAGGAAGCTGATTTCGCACCGCCGCTGTTCGTCGACGTGCTGCCGCTGATCCACGGTGAACGGCTGGTCGGCGTGCTGACGCTGGAAAGCCTGGAGGTCATCGAGCACAGCCGCAAAAGCCTCCTCGAGGAAGTCGTCCCACTGCTCGCGATGAACCTGGAAATCCTCGAACGCACGTTACGCACCGAGCAACTGCTGGCGGAAACCCTGACCCAGGCCGACTTGATGGAGCAGCAGTCCCTCGCGCTGCAGGAAAGCGAAAAGCGCCTGCAGTACATCCTCGATTGCAGCCCGGTCAGCGTCGCCATCTCGACCCGGGACCATCTGCACCTGGCCAACCCCGCCTTCATCGAGACCTTCGGACTCAAGGTCGGCGACGCCACCTCCGGGCTGTACGTCGAGCAGGCGGACCGCGAGGCGGTCTGGAGCGCGATGCAGGCCGGAGAGCGAATGGTTGAGCGCGAGATGCGACTGCGCGACCGCCACGGTAGCGAGCGGGACATCCTCGCGACCTTCCTGCCCATTCATCACCTGGACGAGTTCGCCGTGCTGGGCTGGTTGTACGACATCACCCAGCGCAAGCAGGCCGAGCAGCAGACCCACCGCGCCAGGGAGCTGGCCGAGGAAGCGACACGGGCCAAGAGCGAGTTCCTGGCCAACATGAGCCATGAGATCCGCACGCCGATGAACGTGATCATCGGCATGAGCAGCCTCGCACTCAAGAGTGGGCTGAACGCCCGGCAGCACAACTACGTGCAGAAGGTGAACCGTTCCGCCGAAGGGCTGCTCGGCATCATCAACGATATCCTCGATTTCTCGAAGATCGAGGCCGGGATGATGAACGTGGAGCACGTCGAATTCCGCCTGGAAGACGTGCTCGAACAGTTCTCCGGCCTGGTCGGCTTCAAGGCCGAGGAAAAGTCCCTGGAGCTGCTCTTCCAGCTGAGCCAGGAACTGCCGACCTCGCTGATCGGCGATCCGCTGCGGCTGGGGCAGATCCTGCTGAACCTGGGCAACAACGCGGTGAAGTTCACCGAATGCGGGGAAATCGTCCTCGGCATCGAGCCGGTTGCGCTCGGCGCTCAGGAGGCGGAGCTGCACTTCTGGCTGCGCGATACCGGCATCGGTATGACCGCCGAGCAGAGCGGACGCATGTTCCAGTCCTTCATCCAGGCCGACTCCTCCACCTCGCGCCGCTATGGCGGAACGGGATTGGGGCTGTCGATCTCCCGGAGCCTGGTGGAACTCATGGGCGGAAGCATCTGGGTGGACAGCGAACCGGGCAAGGGCTCCGTCTTCCACTTCCATGCGCACTTCGGCATCCCCTCGACCGCTGCGCCCCGGCGCATGCTGCGGGCGGACGAGCTGCTGGGCGTGCGGGCGCTGGTGGTCGACGACAACGCCTCGGCCCGCGAGATTCTTTCGGGGATGGCGCTGAGCTACGGGCTGGAAGTCGACGTCGCGCGCAACGGCAGTGAAGCACTGGAGTGGATCAGCGAGGCCGAACAGCGGCACTTGCCGTACCAGCTGGTGCTGGTGGACTGGCAGATGCCGGGCATGGACGGTATCGAGGTAGTCGGGCGCCTGCACGATGGCCACTGCGACAATGTCCCGGCAGTGATCATGGTCACCGCCTTCGGCCGCGAAGAAGCACTGGACGCCGCAGCGGAGCGCGGTGTCGAACTGGGCACCGTGCTGACCAAGCCGGTGACGCCCTCCACCCTGCTGGAGTCGATCAACATCGCCCTGGGCAGGCAGAGCTTCGTCGAACCGCGCAGCCGGGAACGGCAGAGCGCCACCGACGATGCCCTGGCCAGCGTGGCCGGCAGCCGGATGTTGCTGGTGGAGGACAACGAGCTGAACCAGGAGCTGGCGATGGAATTGCTGGGCGACGCCGGCATCGAGATCGTGCTCGCCTGCAACGGCCAGGAAGCACTGGACAGGCTGGCCGTCGACCAGCGTTTCGACTGCGTGCTGATGGACTGCCAGATGCCGGTGCTCGATGGCTACGCGGCCACCCGTGCTTTACGCCTGCGTCCGGAGCTGGAACAGCTGCCGATCATCGCCATGACCGCCAACAACATGGCCGGTGACCGCGAGCTGGCATTGGCCGCGGGCATGAACGACCACATCGCCAAACCCATCGACCCGCCTGCGATGTTCCTCACCCTGTCGCGCTGGATAAAACCGCGGCAGCCGGAGGCCGTTGCCGGCGCCCCCGTCGCCGTCGAGCAGGGAGACGGCCAGCTCGCCCTGCCCGGCATCGATACCCGCGCAGGCCTTGCCACCTGCGCCGGCAAGGCCGGGCTCTATGAACGGCTGCTGCGCCGCTTCCACACCAGTTATCAGGGCTTCGTCGACGAGTTCCGCGCCCTGGAGCCGGGCAGCGATCCGCAGGCGCAACGCAGGGCGGCGCATACCCTGCGCGGCGCAGCCGCCAACATTGGCGCCCAGTCGCTGGCCAGGGCGGCCACCGCACTGGAGGACGCCTGCCAGGCGCAAGCCCCACAAGCCTCGATCTCGCGCCTGCTGTTCGATTTGCGGTCAGAGCTGGAGGTGGTGCTGGCCGGTCTCGCACGCCATCTGGTCTCGCCACAGTCGCCCGCGGCCCAGCCTCGCATGGCGGATGCCGAGGCAAGCGCCCTGCTCCGCCGATTGCAGGACGCGCTGTTGCACAGCGATACCAGCGCCGGCGACCTCGTCGGCCGCCTGGAGGGCTTCTATCAGGATCGGTCCAGGGCCGCTCACCTGCAGGAGGTGGCCGCGGCCATCGAAGGCTTCGACTTCGAGCAGGCGCTGGTGCATCTGCAGCGGCTGCTGGATGACGAGCGCTCCAGTCTTCAGGTGCACCCTTGA